The sequence AGGTCGTCGAGCAGGGCAACGGTCGCCTCGTCGCCCAAACGCAGCTGCGAATAGGTAACGAGCGACTGCAGGCCCTTTTTCTTGAGCACACCGTTGACGAACGGCAGTCCGTCACGGATCAGGCGTTCGTTAAAGATGACGCGTCCAACGGTCGTGTCGATCACCTGATCGACATTTTCCCGAACGGAGGCACGCAGAACGTCCTGATTGTTGTGTTCGATCGTCAGATCGATCAGGTCGCCTTTGCAGCGGAGCTTGATCTTGGTCTGGGTCTCGACGACGCCTGCGTCAAGCGCCAGCAGAACGTCATCGACCGATGAGAATGCCTTGCCCTCGCCCTTGAGGCCTTCGCGGCCAAGCGTCAGGTAGTAACACCCGAGGACGATGTCCTGCGACGGCACGGCTATCGGCTGGCCGCTCGCCGGGCTGCGAAGGTTCCTTGACGCAAGCATCAACACGCTCGCCTCGATCTGTGCCTCGGCCGACAGCGGGATGTGTACAGCCATTTGATCGCCATCAAAGTCGGCGTTGAACGCCGTGCAGACGAGCGGATGGATCTTGATCGCCTTGCCCTCGACCAGAACAGGCTCGAATGCCTGAATGCCTAATCGGTGAAGCGTCGGCGCACGGTTGAGAAGGACCGGATGCTCGCGAATGACATCCTCGAGGATGTCCCAAACGACGGGCTCCTGGCGCTCGACCATTTCGCGTGCCTGCTTGATCGTTGCTGCGTGATCGTCTTTCTCTAACTTATTGTAAATAAATGGCTTAAACAGCTCAAGAGCCATTTTCTTAGGCAGGCCGCACTGATGCAGCTTGAGTTCGGGGCCCACAACGATCACCGAACGGCCCGAGTAATCAACTCGCTTGCCGAGCAGGTTCTGGCGAAAACGTCCCTGCTTGCCCTTTAGTGTGCCCGAGAGCGACTTGAGCGGGCGATTGTTCGCACCGCGAAGCACTCGACCTCGGCGGCCGTTGTCGAACAATGCGTCAACTGCCTCCTGAAGCATCCGCTTTTCATTGCGGACGATGACCTCAGGCGCCTTGAGCTCGATGAGCTTCTTGAGCCGATTGTTCCGGTTGATAACGCGGCGATAGAGGTCGTTGAGATCCGAGGTCGCAAACCGTCCGCCATCGAGCGGCACGAGCGGCCGAAGCTCAGGCGGAATGACCGGGATCACGTCGAGGATCATCCACGTCGGATCATTCTGCGAGCGAAGGAAGGAGTTTGCCACCTTCAGCCGCTTCGAATATTTAAGTTTCTTCTGCTGCGACGTTTCGTCCTTCATCCTCTGACGCAGATCGTCAACCAACTCCAGCACGTCGATCTGGCCCAGCAGGTCTTTGATCGCCTCGGCACCCATCTTGGCGACAAAGCCCGCGGGATAGTCTCGCGTCAGTTCGCGAAAGCGCTCGTCATTAAGGAGGTCTTTTTGCTTTAGATCGGGCACATCGCCCGGATCGACAACGATGTATGTCTCGAAGTAAAGGATCTTCTCGAGATCACGCAGCGTGATATCGAGCAGGTGTCCGATGCGCGACGGCAGGCCCTTAAAGAACCACACGTGCGAGCACGGGCTGGCGAGTTCGATGTGGCCGAGCCGCTCGCGGCGGACCTTGCTCTGCGTGACCTCGACGCCGCATTTGTCGCAGATCACGCCTCGGTGCTTCATCCGCTTGTATTTTCCGCAGAGACATTCCCAATCCGAGACAGGGCCGAAGATGCGGGCACAGAACAGCCCATCGCGCTCCGGTTTGAACGTTCTGTAGTTGATCGTCTCGGGCTTGGTCACCTCGCCGTGCGACCACGAGCGAATACGCTCGGGCGAGGCAAGCGAGATGCGGATAGCCTCGTAGTTTGCGGTCAATTGCGTCTTTGTGCTTTCGTTAAATCGAAACATAAATATATGAGTTCGTAGAGTTTGTAGAGTTTGGAGAGTTCATAGAGTTACGTCGTTTACTCTATGAACTCCATGAACTCGATGAACTAATCAACACCGACGAGGGCATCAACGCCCGCGACAACCTCTTCCGGATCGATCTCGTGCTCCTGGATCAATTCAACGTCGAGGCAGAGCGATTGCAGCTCGCGAACGAGGACGTTGAACGATTCGGGAATGCCCGGCTCGAAGTTCGAGACGCCCTTGACGATCGTCTCGTAGATCTTCGAACGGCCGGCCACGTCGTCGGATTTGCATGTAAGCAATTCCTGCAGGATGTGGGCGGCGCCATAGGCCTCGAGTGCCCAAACTTCCATTTCGCCGAACCGCTGGCCGCCGAATTGTGCCTTACCGCCCAGCGGCTGCTGCGTGATGAGCGAATAGGGGCCGATCGAGCGGGCGTGTATCTTATCGTCCACAAGGTGTGAGAGCTTGAGCATATAGATGTAGCCCACGCAGACCTTCTGTTCGAATGGCTCTCCTGTCAATCCGTCATATAGACGCGTCTTGCCCGACGGGCCGACCGAGGGCGGCAGTTCAAGCTCGTCATATTTGCGGTTCGCCTTGGCGATGTACTCCTTGATCTCGTTCTCGGTCGCGCCGTCAAAGACGGGCGTCGCAAAATGAAGCCCGAGCACTCGTGCCGTCCAGCCCAAGTGTGTCTCAAGGATCTGGCCGACGTTCATACGCGAGGGCACGCCGAGCGGGTTGAGGACGATCTCGACGGGCGTGCCGTCCGGTAGATACGGCATATCCTCCTCAGGAAGAATGCGTGCGATGACGCCCTTGTTTCCGTGGCGGCCTGCCATTTTGTCACCGACGCTCAATTTACGCTTCATCGCGACAAAGACCTTGACCATTTTGATCACGCCAGGCGGCAGTTCGTCGCCCTGCTTGAGTTTGGTGATCTTTTCGTCATAGATGTCGCGAAGAATGTTGATCTGGCGTTCGGTCCGCTGTTCGTATTCCTTTATCTCGCTGGCAATATCGACCGAACCGGAAGCCACATCGGCCTTGCGAAGCAGTTTCGTCTCGATGCCGGCGAGCGTCTCTCGCGAAAGGGTTGAGCCCTTCTTGATCACGACGTCCTTGCCGTCAATAAGGTCCTTATTCAGCTTGCGGCCGTCAAAAAGCTCATAGATGCGCTCATCGCGCTGTTCCTGAAGGATACGGATCTCATCATCGAGGTCACGGTGGAGAGCTTCCTCCTCCATTCCCTCGATATCGAGCGATCGATCGTCCTTGTCCTGGCCCTTGCGCGTGAAGATCTGGACGTCAACGACAGTACCGTCTATGCCCGGAGGACATGTCAGCGAGGCATCCTTAACGTCGCCGGCTTTTTCGCCAAAGATCGCTCGGAGCAGCTTTTCCTCTGCGGTTAGCTGCGTCTCGCCCTTGGGTGTAACTTTGCCGACAAGCACGCTACCCGGTTTGACCTGTGCACCGATGCGGATAATGCCGCTCTCGTCGAGGTCGCGAAGCATGTTCTCGCCGATGTTTGGAATGTCGCGAGTGATCTCTTCGGGCCCGAGCTTTGTGTCGCGGGCCTCGATCTCGAGCTCCTCGATGTGGATCGAGGTGTAATAGTCGTCACGCACGAGCCGTTCACTAACGAGGATCGCGTCCTCAAAGTTGTAACCACGCCACGGCATGAACGACACGAGCACGTTGCGTCCCAATGCGAGTTCGCCGCGATCGGTACACGGGCCGTCAGCGATGACCTGGCCCTTGATGACACGTTCGCCAACCTGAACTATCGGCCGCTGGTTGATACACGTGTTCTGATTAGAACGCTTGAATTTGACCAGCGAATAGATGTCGGCCGTCACCTCGCGAGAGATGGTGCCGTCCACCTGATGGTCGGCCTTGACGATAATGCGTTCCGAGTCGACGTAATCAACAACGCCGTTTCGCTTTGCGATAACGACGGCACCCGAATCGCGGGCGGCGATCTTCTCCATGCCGGTGCCGACGTACGGTGATTCGGCACAGAGCAGCGGCACAGACTGGCGTTGCATGTTCGAGCCCATGAGGGCCCGGTTCGCGTCGTCGTTCTCAAGGAATGGTATCAGCGACGCCGCTACTGATACGAGCTGTTTGGGCGAGACATCCATATACTGGATGTCCATCTTGTCGGCCGTGATGAACTCACCCTTTTGCCTCGCAGCGTTACGCTCATTGACGAGGTTGCCCTTAGCATCAAGCTCAATATTGGCCTGGCCGATTATGTAGCGGTCCTCTTCCCATGCCGTCAGGTAGAACGGAAATGGCTCAAACTCGGCTTTCTTGCCGTCCTTGATACGCTTGTTTGCCGACTCGACATCATCGAGCGGCACGTGTTCACCGGGCTTGAATTTAGTATCGCCGCCGTTTTTGACGAGCACGTACTCGATCACGCGGCCGTCAACGACCTTGCGATACGGTGATTCGATAAAGCCGAACTCATTGATCCGGGCAAAGCACGAGAGCGACGAGATGAGGCCGATATTCGGGCCTTCAGGCGTCTCGATCGGGCAGATGCGGCCGTAGTGCGTCGGGTGAACGTCACGAACCTCAAAGCCTGCTCGCTCACGCGACAGTCCGCCCGGCCCAAGGGCCGACAGGCGACGCTTGTGCGTGATCTCGCTGAGCGGATTTGTCTGGTCCATGAACTGCGATAGCTGCGACGAGCCAAAAAACTCGCGGACCGCGGCCGTCACCGGCTTTGCATTGACCAGATCTCGCGGCATCGTGGTGAACATGTCCTGCTGAATGGACATCTTCTCCTTGATCGCCCGCTCCATTCGCTCGAGGCCGATGCGAAACTGATTTTCGAGCAGCTCACCGACCGCACGGACGCGGCGATTGCCGAGGTGGTCGATATCGTCCTGATAGTAATTGTCGCTGTCCTTCTTCATCCGAAGCAGGTACGACACCACATCGAGAAAATCCGTCGGGGCCAGCAGCGGATCGGTCAGCCGATCGTGGTCGGGCCGGCCCATCTTGATATTGAACTTGAGGCGTCCTACACGCGACAGATCAAACCGTCGCGTGTCAAAGAACATCCCTTCGAGCAGCCGATAGGCTGTCGGGACGGTCGGCGGATCGCCCGGACGCATCTTGCGGTAGATCTCAAGCAGGGCGTCGACAGGTTTGCCGATCGGATCCTTCTTGATCGTTGCCGACACGATCTCGCCGATAATGTCACGCTTCGGGAAAAATACCGAGAAGCTCGTTACGCCCTCTTCAATGATCTGGGTCAACAGCCCGGCAGTGATCTCAAGATTCGATTCGACGATGATCTCGCCCGTTTCGGTATTGACGATGTCGTCGAGCGCGAAGGCGCCTTCAAGGTCAGCCGAGGCGACCTGCACCTGCCCTTTGCCCATGCGGCGAAGGTCGGCGAGCGCGGCCTTTGTGATCTTTTTGCCTTTGCGGACGACATCCTCTTTCTTGTCCTTGATGTCCTCCTCGGAGCGAAGCCCGACGATGTGCGTATCGCCGTCAGGCTTGACTCGCATAAACGTCTTGCCCTTTTCAATGACCACCTCATCCGCGGCGTAAAAGAGCTTCAGGATACTGGCATTCGAATACTCAGCGTTCTTAACGATCTCCTCAAGGATGTTGTCAGACACCGTCTTCATATCGATCTGCGGACTGAGCCACAGGCCCAACGCACGCAGGAAAACGGTCGCTATGATCTTACGCTTGCCGAGGCGGGCGTGAAGCAAGCCCTTCTGGTCGTATTCAAATTCGACCCACGAGCCGCGGTAGGGAATGATCTTTGCGAGAAATTCGTCGCGGTCGCCCTTAAAAAACACACCCGGCGAGCGATGAAGCTGCGATACGATCACGCGCTCAGTTCCGTTGATGATGAACGTGCCGTTGTCGGTCATCAGCGGTATCTCGCCGAAGAATACATCCTCTTCCTTGATGTCACGGACCGTCGAGACACCGGTATCGGCGTCCTTGTCATACACCGTCAGACGGATCTTGACCTTGAGCGGGACGCTGTATGACATTCCCCGCTCCTGGCATTCCTGCTGGTCGTGCTTGTGCTTGAGGCCGACCGGCTCGCCGCAGTTGTTGCAGAGGTTGGGCCGCACGGCATTGAACGTGCCGCAATTCTTACAGAGCACCTCGGCCGGATTGAACGGATCGACCTTGATCTTCGCCGAGCAATTCTTACAGTTGGCACGCAGATGATCGAGCCCTTCGAGATTGCCGCATTTGCACTGCCAGTTGCCGATCTGGTATTCGACGTATTCGAGCGTTGCCGTCTCACGGAAATCCGACACAGGGAAGATGGACGAGAACACCGACTGCAGCCCGATAAAATCACGCTCCTCCGGAATGAGGTCCATCTGCAGGAAGCGGTTGTAGGACTCTCGCTGGACTTCGATCAGGTTCGGGATCTGGGCCGAGGTATAGATCTTGGAGAAATCGACACGCTCCGGTGCCTTGCTCGTCCTGACCCCAAGGCCCTTCGAGTTGTTCTGTAGAGGATTGTTTGTCATATGATCGATAGCGGGTTTAGATAAAAAGTTGTTGATTTCCGGTGTCGATGCTGTTACGATGCACGTAAAGTTCGGCTCCCCCGAGATCAAGGCAGAAAAGACGGCAAATGCGGTCGAGGGTAAAGTTTGCCCAGACCGCTTTTTAGCAGCTTCTGCTAGTTATTAAATTTTTCGAGCGTGCCAAAAACGGACACCAACTCTCCACTCGCCTGCGGCATTGATAGCCGCCTCAAAACCAACGGAAACTATTGTAAAATAAGATAGTTCCCAACTCCGACGCTGCCGGTATTCGCTTGCCCCGCCCCACGCGTAACATGCGAAACCAATAGTTTACCAGCAAATTTTCGCCGATACAAGGACGCATGGCCGCTATTCCGGCTGCGCCGTCGCCACAAAACAGAGGCGCTTCGCATGGTGTGAAGCGCCTCTGCCCTCGGCGAATCGCGTAAAAGGGCTGCTTACTTGACCTCGACGGTCGCGCCTGCCTCGGTAAGCTTCGTCTTGATCTCGTCGGCCTCGGCCTTCGAAACGCCTTCCTTGAGGGCTTTCGGAGCACCGTCGACGAGGTCCTTGGCCTCTTTCAGGCCGAGTCCCGCGACAACCTCGCGGACGACCTTGATCACCGCGATCTTGTTGCCGCCGGCCGAGGCGAGGACGACATCATACGAATCCTTCTCCTCAGCCGCAGGAGCAGCGTCACCGCCGCCTGCACCGGCACCGGCCGCCATCACCATCGGCGCCGCGGCCGCAGCCGACACGCCAAACACTTCTTCGAGCTCTTTGACGAGTTCCGACGCTTCGAGAAGCGACATTCCCTTCAAATACTCAACCACATCTGCTTTTGTAACTGCCATGATCGTATCTATCTCCTATTTAGGGTTCTGTATTCATGACGAGCGCACAGTGCAAAACGCACAATGCCCGCCGGTTTATCCATGAATGGAATACATAAGCAAAATTGTGCATTTTGCACTGTGCATTCTGCATTCACTTCCTAGCCGCTAGAACCCAGGGACTCGATGGCTGGGGTTGCATCTCCTTTGCCTTCTTGCCCGAAGCCGCTGTGCCTGACAACACGACGGCTCGTTTTACCTTGGTACGGCTTATGCGGGCCAGGCCCGCAATCTCAAATTTGAAATCTCAAATTTCAAATTCGCTTGAGACCCGAAGATCTCAAAACTCTACTCCGCTGCCGGCTCTTCTGCCGGAGCTTCTTCGGCCGGAGTTTCCTCCACCGACGGAACTTCCTCGGCGGCCTCGCCCGCCGGAGCAGCCTCTTCCGCCGGAGCATCCTCGGATGCTGCCTCGATAGGTACTTCCGCTTCCGCAGCCGGTGCTTCCTCGACCGCTGCCTCGGCTTCAACAACCGGAGCAGCCTCTTCAGCCGGAGCGGCTTCAGTCACTGGAGCACCGCTGGCGCGGCCATCCTGTTTGCCGATCTGATCGATAACAACGGCGAGATCGCGGGGTACGGCGTTGATGACCGTGACCAGACGCTGGGCCCCGCTGTTGAGCACCCACATCAGCTTGGAAATAAGCTCTTCCTTGCTCGGAAGGTT is a genomic window of Chloracidobacterium sp. containing:
- the rpoB gene encoding DNA-directed RNA polymerase subunit beta gives rise to the protein MTNNPLQNNSKGLGVRTSKAPERVDFSKIYTSAQIPNLIEVQRESYNRFLQMDLIPEERDFIGLQSVFSSIFPVSDFRETATLEYVEYQIGNWQCKCGNLEGLDHLRANCKNCSAKIKVDPFNPAEVLCKNCGTFNAVRPNLCNNCGEPVGLKHKHDQQECQERGMSYSVPLKVKIRLTVYDKDADTGVSTVRDIKEEDVFFGEIPLMTDNGTFIINGTERVIVSQLHRSPGVFFKGDRDEFLAKIIPYRGSWVEFEYDQKGLLHARLGKRKIIATVFLRALGLWLSPQIDMKTVSDNILEEIVKNAEYSNASILKLFYAADEVVIEKGKTFMRVKPDGDTHIVGLRSEEDIKDKKEDVVRKGKKITKAALADLRRMGKGQVQVASADLEGAFALDDIVNTETGEIIVESNLEITAGLLTQIIEEGVTSFSVFFPKRDIIGEIVSATIKKDPIGKPVDALLEIYRKMRPGDPPTVPTAYRLLEGMFFDTRRFDLSRVGRLKFNIKMGRPDHDRLTDPLLAPTDFLDVVSYLLRMKKDSDNYYQDDIDHLGNRRVRAVGELLENQFRIGLERMERAIKEKMSIQQDMFTTMPRDLVNAKPVTAAVREFFGSSQLSQFMDQTNPLSEITHKRRLSALGPGGLSRERAGFEVRDVHPTHYGRICPIETPEGPNIGLISSLSCFARINEFGFIESPYRKVVDGRVIEYVLVKNGGDTKFKPGEHVPLDDVESANKRIKDGKKAEFEPFPFYLTAWEEDRYIIGQANIELDAKGNLVNERNAARQKGEFITADKMDIQYMDVSPKQLVSVAASLIPFLENDDANRALMGSNMQRQSVPLLCAESPYVGTGMEKIAARDSGAVVIAKRNGVVDYVDSERIIVKADHQVDGTISREVTADIYSLVKFKRSNQNTCINQRPIVQVGERVIKGQVIADGPCTDRGELALGRNVLVSFMPWRGYNFEDAILVSERLVRDDYYTSIHIEELEIEARDTKLGPEEITRDIPNIGENMLRDLDESGIIRIGAQVKPGSVLVGKVTPKGETQLTAEEKLLRAIFGEKAGDVKDASLTCPPGIDGTVVDVQIFTRKGQDKDDRSLDIEGMEEEALHRDLDDEIRILQEQRDERIYELFDGRKLNKDLIDGKDVVIKKGSTLSRETLAGIETKLLRKADVASGSVDIASEIKEYEQRTERQINILRDIYDEKITKLKQGDELPPGVIKMVKVFVAMKRKLSVGDKMAGRHGNKGVIARILPEEDMPYLPDGTPVEIVLNPLGVPSRMNVGQILETHLGWTARVLGLHFATPVFDGATENEIKEYIAKANRKYDELELPPSVGPSGKTRLYDGLTGEPFEQKVCVGYIYMLKLSHLVDDKIHARSIGPYSLITQQPLGGKAQFGGQRFGEMEVWALEAYGAAHILQELLTCKSDDVAGRSKIYETIVKGVSNFEPGIPESFNVLVRELQSLCLDVELIQEHEIDPEEVVAGVDALVGVD
- the rplL gene encoding 50S ribosomal protein L7/L12; this translates as MAVTKADVVEYLKGMSLLEASELVKELEEVFGVSAAAAAPMVMAAGAGAGGGDAAPAAEEKDSYDVVLASAGGNKIAVIKVVREVVAGLGLKEAKDLVDGAPKALKEGVSKAEADEIKTKLTEAGATVEVK
- a CDS encoding 50S ribosomal protein L10 — translated: MKSRETKATDLAALTESLAASKSAMVVSFSGLTVSKDQEFRNSLREAGAKYEVVKNTLARIAVKGTQYEEVSEHFKGVTAIAWTENDPVVLSKAISKFMKDNADIYTFKTGVVDGKVVDLAQLTTIANLPSKEELISKLMWVLNSGAQRLVTVINAVPRDLAVVIDQIGKQDGRASGAPVTEAAPAEEAAPVVEAEAAVEEAPAAEAEVPIEAASEDAPAEEAAPAGEAAEEVPSVEETPAEEAPAEEPAAE